DNA sequence from the Thermodesulfobacteriota bacterium genome:
ATAATTGGCCCCGGTGGAAAAGTGATAAAGAGCATAATAGACCAAACAGGTGTAAAGATTGACATAGAAGATTCAGGGATGATAAAAGTGGCCTCCCACAATGAGGCTTCAGCACTTAGGGCAATTGAGTTGATAAAAGAAGCAGCAAGGGAGGTTGAGCTCGGAGCTATCTACCAGGGCAAGGTTAAAAGGATAGTTGATTCTGGGGTAATCGTTGAGATATGGCCGGGCTCGGACGGTTTCGTCCACATAAGCCAGCTTGCAGACGGATACATAAGGAGGATTCAGGACATAGTGAAAGAAGGGGACACGATCCCTGTGAAGGTCATAGAGATAGATCAGTTTGGAAGGATCAAACTTTCGAGGAAAGCTGCCCTCAGGGAAAGAAAATGAAAAGAGATGTTCAGAAAGACAGTTCTCAATAATGGTCTTACTGTAATAACCGAGTCAGTTCCACATTTTTCAACCGTTTCAATTGGAATGTGGTGGAAGACAGGGGGAAGATATGAGAATCCCCAAAATAATGGGATCTCTCACTTTATCGAACATATGCTTTTCAAAGGAACAGAAAAGAGGTCTGCTTACGAGATAGCTAGAGAAATTGATGCGGTTGGTGGGACGATCAATGCTTTTACGGGGAAAGAGTATTCATGTCTTTATGCCAAAGTTTTAAGAAAGGACGTGGATCTTTGCCTCGATATTCTATCCGATATGTACAGGCACTCTCTTTTTTCGGATGAGGACATAGAGAAAGAGAAGTATGTCGTCACACAGGAGATAAGAATGATCGAGGATAACCCGGAAGAGTACATATTCGACTTTTTCTACGCAAATTATTTTAAGAATCACGGTCTAGGTCTTCCAATCTTGGGAAATAAAGAAAATGTGGAATCCTTTAGGCGTGATATTTTGATGGAGCATTTCAAAATGAATTATTCTCCCGAAAAAATGGTCATTACTGCCTCGGGAAGGATAGAACACGAGGAATTTTTAAAAAAAATTGAGACCCTGTTTGGATCAATAGAAAATGAAGAGGCTTCCATTCAAATTGATGACCCTGTACCTAAGTCTCAAACAACGATTGACGTCTTTCGCAAGGACTTAGAGAGCCTATACATCCTTGTAGGAACAGAAGGTGTAAGTCAGATAGATGAAAAGAGGTACATATTATATTTGCTTAATGCCATATTCGGAGGAAGCATGAGTTCTCGCCTGTTCCAAGAGATCAGGGAGAAAAGAGGCCTTGTTTACTCCATATACTCATACGTTAACTGTTACTTCGACACCGGAACTTTTGGCGTGTCAACATCGACTTCACCCGGTGATGCGCATGAGGTAATAAAGCTCATAAAGAAAGAGATTTTGACCCTAAAGGAGAAAGGGATCTCCGAAAGCGAGCTCAGATTCGCCAAAGAGCATATAAAGGGAAACCTACACATAAGTCTGGAGAACACCGAGGCTAGGATGGGTAGAATCGCAAAAAACGAGATTTACTTCGGTAGATACATACCTGTTAGAGAGACTCTAAGGGCTATAGATAAAGTCACCGTCCGGGACGTTAACGAGCTGGCAAGAGAAATATTTAGTTGCTTTGATAAAATTTCTCTCGTTATTCTCGGTGATACTGACATAGAACCGATAAAGGAGATATGGCTAAACTAGAGATACGTTTTTCGAAGAGACCTGAGGCGAAGACACCAATTTACGGAACCCCTTCCTCTTCGGGTTTAGATCTGTTTTCATGTCTTGAAGAACCTATAGTGATTGAACCAAAGAAATGGGCCGTTATTCCGACCGGTATTAGATTGGCTATTCCTGAGGGATACGAAGGGGAGATAAGGCCAAGAAGCGGGTTAGCTTTAAAGTATGGAGTAACCGTGCTTAACTCACCGGGCACAATCGACTCTGACTACAGGGGAGAATTGAAGGTCATTCTCATAAATCATGGGGAAAGCCCCTTTTATGTTGAGAACGGTATGAGGATTGCCCAGCTCGTGATAAGGAAGGTCGAAAGGGTTGAGCTTGTAGAAGATAGATCTTTACCTGAAACGGACAGGGGGGAAGGTGGTTTTGGCTCAACCGGGATCAAGTGATGGTAAGCTTCGATGAGATTCTCGATAGCTATATAACCTATCTCACAGCAGAAAAGGGAGCGTCACTAAACACAATAGAATCTTACACAAGGGACATAATCTCTTATTTAGAGTTTGCAAAAAACGCTCAAGAGGAGTTACATAAGAGAGAGACGGTTGAGAAATTTGTTGTGCATCTGAGAAAAAAAGGTCTAAAGCCAAGAAGTATCTCCAGATACATCTCTTCACTTAAAGGGTTTTTTAACTTTATGGTAGGAGAGGAATATCTAAAAGAGAATCCTCTGTGTGACTTTGAACGTCCAAAGATAAATCCTCCCTATCCCTGTGTGCTTTCGGAAGAGGAGATAGAGTCCCTACTCCTTTTGCCGAATGACACAAAAACCGGACTTAGGGATAGAACGATGCTTGAACTTCTTTATGCGACAGGGATTCGGGTTTCAGAACTTATAAACCTTAAAAAGAGTGACGTCAATATCGACGCCGGATTCATAGTGACTGTTGGTAAAAGGTCGAAAGAAAGGATAATCCCGCTAAATAGGCATTCAGTTGAGGCACTGAAGGAATACTTTGAGAAGGTGAAACCGAAAGGAAAGTATCTCTTTCCAAACAGGAAGGGAGAAAGACTGTCGAGGCAAGCAATCTGGAAGATCATAAAGAAATACGCAAAAGCCATCCATCGGAAGAAAGTCTCTCCCCACACCATAAGACATACCTTTGCCAGTCACCTAATCCAAGGAGGAGCAGATTTAAGGTCGGTTCAAGTCCTTTTGGGTCACGAAGATATCTCAACGACCCAGATTTACACTCACATAGACAAGAGGCGCCTAAAAGAGATCCACAAGAAGTACCATCCAAGATCTTAAATGAAGGTCATAACAACGCACACATCCGCAGACTTCGATTCCTTATCTTCAATGATTGCAGCAAAAAAGATCTACCCTGATGCGGTGCTTGTTTTTCCAGGTTCACAGGAAAAGTCTTTAAGGGATTTTTTGATTCGATCCACCCTTTACGCGTTAAATATCACAAAGATAAAGGATATAGACCTAGACTCAGTAGACACACTCATTTTAGTTGACACAAGACAGAGATCGAGGATCGGAGATTTTGCAAAGATTCTTAAGAAAAGCGACTTAAAGATCCACATATACGACCACCACCCACCAACAGATGACGACATAAAGGGCGAGGTGGAATATATCAGAAATACCGGCGCTGCAGTTACAATTCTAGTTAACATCTTAAAGGAGAGACAGATTCCGATTTCGGCTGAAGAGGCAACGATCATGATGTTAGGAATTTACGAGGAGACGGGAAGTTTCACTTACCCCTCTACGAAGACTGATGACTTTGAGGCCGCATCGTATTTGCTTTCCAAAGGTGCGAATCTCAATGTGGTTTCTGACATGCTCGTTAAAGAGCTTACAGCTGAACACGTTGTCCTCTTAAACGAACTTATTAGTAACGCCACGAGCCACAACATAAACGGAGTGAACGTAGTTATAACAGAGTGCATGTTGAGTCATTACGTAGGTGAAGTAGCACTCGTTGTTCACAAACTCAGGGATATGGAAAACTTGAATGTGATATTTGCCCTGATTGGTCTTGAAGACCGGGTCTTCATCATTGGGAGAAGCAGAATCCCAGAAATAGACGTGGGATATCTTCTTACTTTTTTTGGAGGGGGAGGCCATAAGGAGGCAGGATCTGCCACAGTGAAAGGAAAAACTACGATGGAAGTGAAAGAAGACCTCATAAAGGTACTTAAAGCCAACGTAAGAGTTGTCTTTCGGGCGAAGGATGTGATGTTTTTCCCGGTAAAATACGTGGAAGCCAATGAATCGATAGATTCTGCGAGAGAAACGATGGTTAAATACGGTATAAACGCTATGCCTGTTATGGAAGAAGATAAAGTGGTGGGGATAGTGACAAGGCAGATTGCGGAAAAGGCTTGCTTTCATGATTTGGGACATATGCCCGTAAAAGAGTACATGGTAAGTGAGATAAAAACTGTAAAAGAGGACGACCCGATAGATCTCGTGAGGGACGTCCTTCTTTTCTCGAACCAGAGATTTCTTCCTGTTTTGAGAGATGGGAGACTTGTGGGAGGAATAACGAGAACTGATCTTTTAAGACTTGTGGAAAGTAACTCTAACGTTGTGTCGGAGCAGCCCTACCTCGAAAAGAGAAGAACCATTAAGCATCTTTTACAGGAAAGAATCAAGGGAGACATATTCGAAAGGTTAAAAAAACTAGGCGAAATTGCAGATACAATGGGCTACAGGGCATACATTGTTGGGGGCTTTGTAAGGGATCTCCTTTTGAAGAGGGAAAATTACGATGTGGACATTGTAATTGAAGGGGATGGGATAAAGTTCGCAAAAGAGGTAAAGAGAATCCTGTCAGTCAAGTTAAGGGAACATGTAGAGTTTGGGACTGCAACGCTTTACTACCCGGATGGTTTCAAAGTGGACGTAGCCACTTGCCGTGTAGAATACTACAAAGAGCCTGGCTCACTTCCAGTAGTTGAAAGAGGCTCATTGAAACTTGACCTATCAAGAAGGGACTTTACGATAAACACCCTTGCCATATCTATCAACCAAAACACATTTGGAGAACTCATCGATTACTTTGGAGGTCAAAGGGACATAAAAGAGGGAACGGTACGGGTTCTCCACAGTCTCAGTTTTGTTGAAGATCCAACAAGGATTCTCAGGGCAATAAGATTTGAACATAGATTCGGTTTCAAAATAAGCAAACACACTATGAATCTCATAAAGAATGCGGTAAGAACAGGATTTCTATCCAAAGTAGAAGGAATAAGGATCTGGAACGAGTTGAGACTCTGCCTTATGGAACCCACCCCTGAGAAAATAATGAAGAGACTCAGCGAACTTGGCGTACTGTCTTCCATATACGAGGAACTTTTATTCGACGAAAAGAAATACAGGCTCTTTGAGGAGATAGCCTCAATCCACAGGTGGTACGAATTACTATACAAAGACAAGCCTGCTCAAAAAATACACATGTATCTTATCGCTTTGATCCACGACATGCCTAAGAACCGTATGGACGATTTCATGGAGAGACTTGAACTCGGTGAGTCACTTAAAAGCAAGTTGAGATCGGATATAGCTTCTCTTTGTAATTTTAAAAACCTCGTTTCGAAGTTTAAGGATATGAAAAAAAGTGAAATTGCAAAAGTTTTAAGGGAGATGTCGCAGGAAGCGATTCTTTTTGCGATGGCATCCAGTGAAGATGAGGCGTTAAGAAAAACTATATCGAACTATATCACTACCCTTTCATACGTTAAGCCGGAAATTACGGGCGTGGATTTAAAAGCAATGGGATTGAAACCGGGTCCGATCTTCAAGGAGATCTTGGAAAACATAAGAGACCTTAAGATAGACGGTCTTTTAAAAAGCAAAGACGATGAGATTAGGTACGCACTGAGTTATATAAACGATGCTAGCTGAGCTTTTAATCCCTTCCCTCAACGTGAGACTAGCCTCATACGAGGGTCCTTTATCGGTAATTCCGCTTCTAGTAAAGAGAAACCGGTTGAGCATCTGGGAAGTGCCTCTGTGTCAGATAACAGAAAAATTCATGGATTACGTTGAAGCAGCAAGGGAGATGAATTTAAAGATAGTTGAGGAATTTATCGATGTTGTCTCTTTACTTATGGTCCTAAAATCTAGGGCCCTCATCAATTTTGAGGAAAAAAAGAACGATGTCGAAGAAAAACCTTTGGAAAACATATGTGAACACGAGGTCTTAAAAAAATGGGCATCCGTGCTTGAAGAGTTGCCCCTTCTTAACAGAGATACTTTTAATCGTGGGAGATCTGTAATCACCCAGAGGGGTGATTTTGATCTCTATAATCTTTTTATGACCTTTTTTGAAATTGTAAAAAGGGAACAGGTGAAAT
Encoded proteins:
- a CDS encoding insulinase family protein: MFRKTVLNNGLTVITESVPHFSTVSIGMWWKTGGRYENPQNNGISHFIEHMLFKGTEKRSAYEIAREIDAVGGTINAFTGKEYSCLYAKVLRKDVDLCLDILSDMYRHSLFSDEDIEKEKYVVTQEIRMIEDNPEEYIFDFFYANYFKNHGLGLPILGNKENVESFRRDILMEHFKMNYSPEKMVITASGRIEHEEFLKKIETLFGSIENEEASIQIDDPVPKSQTTIDVFRKDLESLYILVGTEGVSQIDEKRYILYLLNAIFGGSMSSRLFQEIREKRGLVYSIYSYVNCYFDTGTFGVSTSTSPGDAHEVIKLIKKEILTLKEKGISESELRFAKEHIKGNLHISLENTEARMGRIAKNEIYFGRYIPVRETLRAIDKVTVRDVNELAREIFSCFDKISLVILGDTDIEPIKEIWLN
- the dut gene encoding dUTP diphosphatase — encoded protein: MAKLEIRFSKRPEAKTPIYGTPSSSGLDLFSCLEEPIVIEPKKWAVIPTGIRLAIPEGYEGEIRPRSGLALKYGVTVLNSPGTIDSDYRGELKVILINHGESPFYVENGMRIAQLVIRKVERVELVEDRSLPETDRGEGGFGSTGIK
- the xerD gene encoding site-specific tyrosine recombinase XerD, with the translated sequence MVSFDEILDSYITYLTAEKGASLNTIESYTRDIISYLEFAKNAQEELHKRETVEKFVVHLRKKGLKPRSISRYISSLKGFFNFMVGEEYLKENPLCDFERPKINPPYPCVLSEEEIESLLLLPNDTKTGLRDRTMLELLYATGIRVSELINLKKSDVNIDAGFIVTVGKRSKERIIPLNRHSVEALKEYFEKVKPKGKYLFPNRKGERLSRQAIWKIIKKYAKAIHRKKVSPHTIRHTFASHLIQGGADLRSVQVLLGHEDISTTQIYTHIDKRRLKEIHKKYHPRS
- a CDS encoding CBS domain-containing protein, producing MKVITTHTSADFDSLSSMIAAKKIYPDAVLVFPGSQEKSLRDFLIRSTLYALNITKIKDIDLDSVDTLILVDTRQRSRIGDFAKILKKSDLKIHIYDHHPPTDDDIKGEVEYIRNTGAAVTILVNILKERQIPISAEEATIMMLGIYEETGSFTYPSTKTDDFEAASYLLSKGANLNVVSDMLVKELTAEHVVLLNELISNATSHNINGVNVVITECMLSHYVGEVALVVHKLRDMENLNVIFALIGLEDRVFIIGRSRIPEIDVGYLLTFFGGGGHKEAGSATVKGKTTMEVKEDLIKVLKANVRVVFRAKDVMFFPVKYVEANESIDSARETMVKYGINAMPVMEEDKVVGIVTRQIAEKACFHDLGHMPVKEYMVSEIKTVKEDDPIDLVRDVLLFSNQRFLPVLRDGRLVGGITRTDLLRLVESNSNVVSEQPYLEKRRTIKHLLQERIKGDIFERLKKLGEIADTMGYRAYIVGGFVRDLLLKRENYDVDIVIEGDGIKFAKEVKRILSVKLREHVEFGTATLYYPDGFKVDVATCRVEYYKEPGSLPVVERGSLKLDLSRRDFTINTLAISINQNTFGELIDYFGGQRDIKEGTVRVLHSLSFVEDPTRILRAIRFEHRFGFKISKHTMNLIKNAVRTGFLSKVEGIRIWNELRLCLMEPTPEKIMKRLSELGVLSSIYEELLFDEKKYRLFEEIASIHRWYELLYKDKPAQKIHMYLIALIHDMPKNRMDDFMERLELGESLKSKLRSDIASLCNFKNLVSKFKDMKKSEIAKVLREMSQEAILFAMASSEDEALRKTISNYITTLSYVKPEITGVDLKAMGLKPGPIFKEILENIRDLKIDGLLKSKDDEIRYALSYINDAS
- a CDS encoding segregation/condensation protein A encodes the protein MLAELLIPSLNVRLASYEGPLSVIPLLVKRNRLSIWEVPLCQITEKFMDYVEAAREMNLKIVEEFIDVVSLLMVLKSRALINFEEKKNDVEEKPLENICEHEVLKKWASVLEELPLLNRDTFNRGRSVITQRGDFDLYNLFMTFFEIVKREQVKCIEIKPIKPALQEIFSELEEKISKRGIYIFDATDGADLSTKIATVLSMLEMVKRKVARIIQYRPFGKIILKRRETL